From a single Carassius gibelio isolate Cgi1373 ecotype wild population from Czech Republic chromosome A18, carGib1.2-hapl.c, whole genome shotgun sequence genomic region:
- the LOC127934626 gene encoding WAP four-disulfide core domain protein 1-like, with protein MPGGQIRTGFVPVLLLSFFLLLASCSGNARMIGKRGLNQKDYEYPNHPQHQKNDRCPPPPQMLPERACEVPGCRSDSECERHKRCCYNGCIYACLESVQPPPVLDWLVQPKPRWLGGNGWLLDGPEEVLQGEACSTTEDGDEPLLCPTGYECHIINLGNPSAGIPNRGQCIKQRGNSDGRSLRHKSFKDYKDYLGSNSNNAASYEKQQHKHVG; from the exons ATGCCAGGCGGTCAGATCCGGACTGGGTTTGTGCCAGTTCTgctgctctctttctttctgctgTTGGCTTCTTGTTCAGGGAATGCACGCATGATCGGGAAGAGGGGACTCAACCAGAAG GACTATGAGTACCCCAACCATCCTCAGCACCAGAAGAACGACCGCTGTCCTCCTCCACCGCAGATGCTGCCCGAGCGAGCCTGTGAGGTGCCGGGCTGCCGGTCCGATTCTGAGTGTGAGAGACACAAGCGGTGCTGTTACAACGGCTGCATCTACGCCTGCCTGGAGTCAGTGCAACCTCCACCCG TGCTGGACTGGTTGGTGCAGCCCAAGCCACGGTGGTTAGGAGGGAACGGTTGGCTATTAGATGGACCAGAAGAGGTTCTGCAGG GTGAGGCCTGCAGCACCACAGAGGATGGAGATGAGCCTTTGCTCTGCCCAACTGGTTACGAGTGCCACATCATCAACCTGGGAAACCCCTCGGCTGGGATCCCAAACCGAGGCCAGTGCATCAAACAGCGTGGAAACTCAG ATGGACGTAGCCTGAGACACAAGTCATTCAAAGATTACAAGGATTATTTAG GAAGTAACTCCAACAATGCAGCGAGCTATGAGAAACAACAGCACAAGCATGTGGGCTGA